The Oncorhynchus mykiss isolate Arlee chromosome 17, USDA_OmykA_1.1, whole genome shotgun sequence genomic interval ataaatataggacaaaacacacatcacaacaagagagacacatatggaatcatgtattaaccaaaaaagtgttaaacaaaacaaaatatatttgagattcttcaaagtagccaccctttgtcttgatgacagctttgcacacacttggcattctctcaaccagcttcatgcggTAGTCacgtggaatgcatttcaattaacaggtgtgccttgttaaaagttaatttgtggaatttctttccttctcaatgcgtttcagccaatcagttgtgttgtgacaaggtagggtgggtATACACttgatagctctatttggtaaaagaccaagtccatattatggcaagaacagctcaaataaacaaagagaaacaaacGATAGTCctttattactttaagacaagaaggtcagtcaatctggaaaacttcaataactttgaaagtttcttcaagtgcagtcacaaaaaccatgaagtgctatgatgaaactggctttcatgaggactgccacatgaaaggaagacccagagttacctctgctggagaGGTTAAGTTCATTAtaataactgcacctcagattgcagcccaaataaatgattcacagagttcaagtaacagacacatttcaacatcaactgttcataggaaactgagtgaatcaggccttcatggtcgaattgagtgctgcgtcagatgacctggcctccacaatcacctgatctctacccagttgagatggtttgggatgagttggaccgcagcatgaaggaaaagcagctaacaagtgctcagcatatgtgggaactccttcaagactgttggaaaagcattcctggtgaagctggttgagagaatgccaagactgtgcaaagctgtcatcaaggcaaagggtggctactttgaatctaaattataaaatatatttagatttgtttaacactattttggttactatgtgatgtgttatttcataattttgatgtattcaatattattctacaatgtaaaaaatagtaaaaataaagaaaaaccctagaatgagtaggtgtgtccatacttttgactggtagtgtatatttgAGACTTCTCAGTCAACCAAAATGGGGTCAGTCCAAGTAGCCCTGCTTGGCATCAACTGAGCTACAAAAGTATTCTGAAGGGGCAAATTCAATTTCAACATTTATGAACATTGGGTCACTACAGTTATTGTTACTTGTGgtcaaaaacattatttttagtTCATACTATGAGGGGGGGAGGGTGTTAAATGTATTTCACAGTAAAAGAggagggtcatgtgaaaatatttttAATGTTGGGGAGGGGGTTGCATTTTTTCTTATGACACCGTGAGTTATATTTTACATATATGGCCACTCCTCCCCCTTTCTGTGATCTGTCACATCTAAATACATTATAATAATTTACTTCAATGTCTTTATCAAAGACAGAACCATTGAACCATGTTTCCGAGAGAACCAGAACGTCAGGACACTAGTCTTGTGCTCAAATGTCAATTGTGTTCATTTTAAAATCATACTTCGCATATTTAAGTGCATTATCCCAAGCCCCCTTCGAGATTTAAAGTCAGAGGGCGTATTCAGCTTATTCACATAAGAGTTAACAGGCATAAGATCATCTGTAACTATTTTTTGAGTGAGCTGAACCTTTGCCAAGGCCCCTGGCAACCACGTGAGAGCAGAACAAACTGAGCATTTGGCAGTCGTCCCTCAAGTCACAGGACGCAGAGGCTGGGCCAGGAACTGGGAGAGCAGTGTTGGCAGAGCTCAGTCCACCCGGATGAAGCTCCCACCAAAGGAGTGGAGCTGCTACAGAGGACCGGAGTGGCTGCCAGTGCTGCATTCTTCTGGGTGTGCACAGGATGCCTTGGTGTGGCTCCTGTTGCAGGGTTGGGGCTTCCATGGGGGGCAGGAGTGTCTCAGGCCTGACCTGGGGATGGGAGTAGGGAGGGAAACCGAAACTAGCCTGGGAGAGAGGTTGTGGCGGGAATTGAGGAGGGTGGTGTGGAGGGCAGTGTGGCTGGCGAAGCTCCAAACTCTCAGCATATGAGGGCTGATGATGTGAATGAtgcatggtgtggactgcatcatgtggtgcACTACCCTCGACAGTGtgctgtgatgggccgggtctggtAGAGATATtaggtttcaggtaagaccccaatgcagactgtgttgaagatTTTTTTATTACAGTAATAGTGGAAGGCAAACGACAGATCAAGGCAGGCATGGGTCGATAATCTAGAGTAGTGGGCaacggtacaggacggcaggcatgctcagggtcaggacaggcaagggtctaaaccaggagggcgagaaaaagagagactggagaaaagcaggagctgagacaaaacgctggttgacttgacaaacaagatgaacctGCAACaggcaaacagagaacacaggtatcagtacccaggggataatggggaagatggatgACACCAGGAGGGGGTTGGAGacgagcacaaggacaggtgaaacagatcagggtgtgacagatgtgctgtgatgggctgggtctggTTGAGCTGTGCTGTGATAGGCCTGGTCTGGTGGCATAGGAGGGAGGTTCTAGGGGGAATTGAAGAGGTTGGTGTGGAGGGCAGTGTGGCTACAAAATCTGTATTGGGCCTCTTTGACTGTGTACAGCTTGGGCATAGCTCAGTGTATCTGCTTGCAGTTCCTGGGAAGAGAAGTGGTGGAGAGTGGTGTGGGGGCAGTGTTGCCGGCTGTTCTCCAGTCTCTGTGAGGTGCCACCAGATGCAGCTCTAAAGGAGCATTTGATTTGTCTCAAGGAGTTGGTGGCTGTTCTGTTGCTCCTGTGGTGTGAGGTGGACTGGCCACCCAGAGCAACATCCTTAAAATCCTGGTAATGGTGGGGACTGCCTTTGTAATGGCAATTTTAATGTTAGTGCTTTTCTtaaaaccaatttctgtgttcatgcaagtggctgactgaacgaatcctcactatcagtagctgcaatttggcagtatgcccagaCCTTATTTTGAGAACAATAcctcgtgaggtattggtctgtcacatgtcgtggcctctacaaggtgtcagggATGCAGGCCCAACatagcccatgttgactccaatgcttcccacagttgtgtcaagttggctggatgtccttttgggtggtggaccattcttgatacacacgtgactactgagcatgaaaaacccagcagcgttgcagttcttgacacaaactggtgcgcctggcaccttctaacatatcctgttcaaaggcacttcaatattttgtcttgcccattcaccctctgaatggcacacatacacaatccatgtctccattgtctcaaggcttacaaatccttatttaacctccTCCCCGTCatcgacactgattgaagtggatttaacaagtgacatcaataagggatcatagccttcacctggccagtctgtcatggaaagaagtTGTCCTTAATGTTTTATATGCTCAGTGTATATGAACAGTAGTTAATAGAAAGTATATATTACATTCCCAATGTCCCCGACAATGACATCAGTTCCCATCTCATAATAGTCAGTCCTGTCACCGGTTTGCAAGGTGCCCTGGATAATGGTGACTTGCAATGATTACCAGTGCTGGTCCACATTGGCAGCTCTTCAGTTCGTTTAGCCTCTTTAGCCTGAGTTCATTTAGCCTCTCATCATTTTCCGATAAACATGACTCCATTGAAGAGTTCACTGATCCCCTCTTGTGAGAAGCCTCCGCCTGTCACTGGTAGGCTCTCTGAAACAGGCAGCCAGCCTCACACATTGCCATTTCTTCATGTAAATGCTGCTTTCCTTTCCTCCAGTTTATACACCATTCATTTTGTCATCCTTCTCATGTTTGCCTCAGCTGAAAAAACAAATAAAGACACATTGTcaatcataaaaaataaaaaataaacttatTTCAGCTACTCAAAAGTATAATTTCTTGTCATTGACCACGTTTATAATAATCATAAGTCTCATGCTGCTGGTATATTGTAAACATGGTGAACAGTGAATGGTCTTCATACTGTTGTAGTGCTGCGGTAGCATAGGCTGGGAGATTACTAGTTTGAAGGCTTCTATCCACTCCCTCTGGTCCTGCTCCTGGTCACACAGGAAGACAAACTGCCTGTCTGGCGTCTCCAAGGTGACCCCGAACCTCCACCTGCCACTGCGGTTCCCCTTAGGCTGGACCTCCCTCACAGAGTAGCCATGGACCTCTGTGCCGATGAAGACAGCTCCTAGTTCCAAAGCATCCTATGGACGGACACACAGcaatacacacatagacacagccagacacacgcacacacacacacacacacacacacacacacacacacacacacacactagttacaACATTCTTCTCCACAAATACAAATGGTTTATGCATGTTCTCTGTTGTCATTACCAGTGAAGTTTTGAAGTAGGACATCTTTCTGTCCGTTAAGTTTAAGACGAACCATCTCTTCTTGAATGTCTCCCATTGCTAAGAACAGATACAGAATCAGTCCTGGCTGACCATCATACAGGTTGAGTTTCTGGGGCTCTCGATGTATATCACAATAGAACTTCACTATGTTCAATGGATTTGATGGATTACTAACCGCGGGGCCGGTTTTCTCCATGTAGCCTTCTTTAATGCTACTTCTGGTTATCAAAGGTACAAGCtgcacaaacaaaaaacatagaaAGGAGACAGATCTGTACCAAGGAAATCCTTGAAAGTATGACGTCACCTGTGACATATCATGTCAGTTACGGCGATACAAGACTTCTACTTTGAAACAGTTTGTACTCACGTCACACTCCCTGGCATTAGGGTCGACTTTCTTGAGGTAAGCAAACCGGGTGGCCCGAATCGCATTGAAACAGGACACAATTTCCTAGAAGGAGAGAGGAATTTGAATCTCTAGACGTCTTCATGACAACGTTTCAATTAAGTTTTGTCATTGGTTATTACCTGGCTGTTGTCATGGTAAACAAACAGGTTTCTGGTCCGTTCTCCCTCTAGGTAGGAGATTTGCAGCCCGTGGGCGTGGCCTATCTTTTCCGGCTGGAACACGGCATTGAGGTCCTTCATAGAGATGACTGCTTTGGGCTTCTTGGACTAGGGTCAATAATACACAACAGGCAGCATTATGATGAGCCCTTCTCAGGTATTttatatttaacatttatttaaccaggtaagtcaattaacaacaaattcttattgacaatgacggcctagcaagAGGGAAAGGCTTCTTGTGGcgacgggggctgggataaaaaatcTACAAAAATTGACAACACggatcacaacaagagagacaacacaactctacataaagagacctaaaacaacaacaaaacatggcagcaacacagcatgacaacaacaagACATGGCAGAAACACAGTATGACAAAAACATAgcaagacaacaacatggtagcaaaacagcatggcagcagcacaacatggtagcagcacaaaacatgacaacaacacaacatggtagcaacacaacatggcagcagcacaacatggtaacaGCACAAAACATGGCACAGACATTatcaggcacagacaacagcacaaagggcaaaatggtagagataaaaaaaaaaacatcacgcgaagcagccaccaGTGTCAGTAAGATATTCTTCCTAACGAATCACataacctttgttttggaggtgttcacaacaaggttaagggcagagaaagcttgctggacactaagaaagctttgttgtagagcattccATATACAATTTGGGGAGGGGCCAGATGattataagactgtatcatctgcatataagtggatgcagtgcattcagaaagtactcagaccccttccctttttccacattttgctacattacagccttattctaaaatagatacaatttttaaaaaatcatcatcaatctacacataataccccataatgacaaagcgaatacaggtttttagacaattttgcaaatcaattaaaattaaaaaacagaaataccttatttacataaggattcagaccctttattatgagactcgaaattgagctcaggtgcatcctgtttccattgatcatccttgagatgtttctacaacttgactggagttcacatggtaaattcaattgattggacatgatttggaaaacacacacctgtctatataaggtcccacagttgacaatgcatgtcagagcaaaaaccaagccatgaggtcaaagtaatagtccatagagctccgaggattgtgtcaaggcacagatctagagaagggtactaaaaaatgactgcagcattgaaggtccccaagaacacagtggcctccatcattcttaaatggaagcagtttggaaccaccaagacgcttcctagagctggtcgcccggccaaactgagcaatccggggagaagggccttggccagggaggtgaccaagagcccgatggtcactctgacagagctccagagttcctctgtggagatgggagaaccttccagaaggacaaccatctctgcagcacttcaccaatcaggccgttatggtagagtggccagacagaagccactcctcagtaaaaggcacatgacagaccacttggagtttgccaaaaggcacctaaaggactctcagacaaacaagattatctggtctgatgaaaccaacctgacagagtttgagaggctctgcagagaagaatgggagaaactacccataagtttgtagcgtcatgcccaagaagacttgaggctgtaatcgctgccaaaggtgtttcaacaaagtactaagtaaagcgtctgattacttatgtaaatgtgatatttcagttttttaaaattttataaatatgcaaaaatgttttttttaaatgtttttgctttgtcattatggggtattgtgtgtagattgatgagcggaagaaaacaattgaaaccattgtaggataaggctgtaacgtaacaaaatgtggaaatagtcaagaggtctgaatactttccgaatgcactgtaagtggaTAAGAGCCTACTGCCTGAggtatgttgttgatgtaaattgagaagagcgtggagCCTGGGTTCGAGCATTGGGGTGACAGGtgggctgagacagcagatgttctgactttacaTATTGCACTCTTTGaaagaggtagttagcaaaccagaccaaagacccctcagagacaccaatacaccTTAGCCGAccaacaagaatggaatggtctacagTATCGAAAAccttggccaagtcaataaagaTAGCAGTTTAGCAATGCTTAGAGTTAAAGGCAGTGATTACATAATTTAGGACCTTTatggttgcagtgacacatccataaccagatgcacaaccgtaaggctctccagagggtagggaggtctgcacaacgcatcaccagggcaaactacctgccctccaggacacacacaccacctgatgtcacagaaaggccataaagatcatcaaggacaacaaccacccaagccactgcctgttcaccccgctatcatccagaaggcgaggtcagtacaggtgcatcaaagcagggaccgagagactgaaaaacagcttctatctcaaggccatcagactgttaaacagccaccactgacattgagtggctgctgccaacatactgactcaactccaaccactttaataatggaaaaatgtatcactagccactttaaacaatgccacttaatataatgtttacataccctacattactcatctcatatgtatatactgtaccctataccatctactgcatcttgccatctttatgtactacatgtatcactagccactttaaacaatgccacttttgtttacataccctacattactcatctcatatgtatgccgttctgtaccatcactcattcatatatttttatgtacatattcttcatccctttacacttgtgtgtataaggtagttgttgtggaattgttaggttagattactcattggttattacttcATTGTCGgacctagaagcacaagcatttcgctacactcgcattaacatctgctaaccatgtgtatgtgacaaataaaatttgatttgatttgaaccagagtggaaaccagattgcgtaccagagagaatactatagacatcatgaaagccagtcagttgattactAACAAGTTTTTCTAACACTTTGGTAAACAGGGCAAGATACTGTAGAAATTAGCCTATAAGAGCtgggatcagcttgatctcccctttaaataaaggtttcagcgtggctgccttccaagcactgggaacctccccagagaggagagacaggctcGGCAACTATAGGGTCTGCAACTTTAAAGAAGAAAGGATGTAAGCCATCTGTCCCAGATGCTTCTTTGGGGTAAAGTTTAATAAGGAGCCCCTTTAGCACATCAGACAtagtgaccgcctgcagggagaagcTGAGTAGCGAggaaggggaaaaagagggagtaGCATCAAggctagtcacattagaagggctGGGAGATGAGGAAGTGTTGGATGGgaaaggaggcatggctgagtcaaataggaatcctgactcaATTAAGTgatgattaaagagctcagccacaACCACATTATCCACATtgagggacatgggcagctgtgaggaggagggtttattctccaggtctttcaccattttccagaacttctttgggttagacccacagagagagaacggcTCCTTAAAGTAACTGACTTTGGCCTTCCGTGCCTGAGTGCACTCTTTCTCAATTGCCTGAACaacagccagtcagcctgagtatttGTATACAGATCCTTTCATCAAATAGTGTTCTTGAGGTGaagtaactctgccagatcacagtcgaaccaggggctgaacctgtttttaatgataattttctttatgggggcatGCCTGTTAatttaacaataccactgaaaatatattttttaaaaggtccaagcatcttcgacagaggggagGGACCAAGCGGATTCTATGCTAATTTCCAGAGGCTTGGTCATGAAGGAAGGTTTCTCATTCAAGTTTTtcagcaagcgtctatgacaaatcagtaCAGGTAATTTAACTGAGCAGCCAATTCAGAacacagtgatcactaaggtcactACAgaaaaacaccagactgatacctatcaggattatttgtgaggataacatcaaggagagtagcctttcTGGGTATTTGGGGTCATACCTCATGGGATTGGTAATGATCTGAgagagatttagggagtcccattgttTTAAGTAACTGGGGTTGTTCCCTGTGACTTTTCCAAAGCGTTCTGGGCACGTACCCAGGACGACATTTTGTTAGCTGGGTTATCTGAttgaagaggatggagagaagctACTTAAAGGGAAAGAggtatacctagtcagttgtacaactgaatacattcaactgaaatgtgtcttctgcatttcaACCAACTTACATCCTCCTTGGTGAAGTATCTCAAGGTAAAGTCAGTTTCAGAGAGCAGGAATCTCCTTTTCAGGAACTGCTTGTTGTCCTTGCCTTTCTTCCATAATATTCCTTCGTAAAGTCCTGAATGTGATCCAACCAATACAAAACATTGATTTAGTTAGTATCCCTCGTCTCTTCATGCGCAGTATTTTGGTACGTTTGGTTCTATGCCTTGCTCTGTAGACAGCGATGTAATGTCTTGTGTTCCTAGACAATTTGAATAAAATAAATAGACTTATCCATGAAGGCTTGTCAAAATTTAGCACTTACCTGAACTATAAACTTGTTGAAGGGAGTTATTCTCTCCTGTGAATTCTCTCCTCTCATACTTAGCACGTATCCACTGATCTTTAAGAACACTGTCAGGAAACCAAAAGGTTAAAgattgaaatacaaaaactaatattttaaaaatacaaaCTTTTTGTGTTGAATATATGACTCAACTTCGACCACAAACCCTGTAGTATTTGCCAACTCAGTCAATTGTAGGCTAATTGACGCCAAgatgtttcttcttcttctcttgaaATAATACTACATCCTTCCACTGAATGAACAACTGTCAAGTCATCACAATTTACACTTCCTTAAATTGAGTGAGCGAATGAAGACATTGATATAGTTCCACTCACACACAGTCCTTCTCCTGTGGCCGGTAGTAGAAGGGTGGAACACACTTCTCATAGAACGCATTGGCTGCTGCGTTACCCCTTGTCTTCATAAACTACAATTAGAAACATAATAGGAAcgttataacataataataacataataagCATGTTATAACATGACAACATCAAAGGGATTGTGACTATTGAGTGATCTTGAGAGTACATCCTTCAAGGTGTAAAGGTCCTTGGTACACTCCTGGGCCATGGTGACATGTTAAACTGTACCTCTACTAGGAAATCATCCCAGAAATCCAAGCGTATGGACTTTATCTGGCTGATGGCAGGAAGGTCCCGATGTGTCCCAGAACAgttcacacatacaaacacaccaagTTTGTATGAGGCCCAGTCTGGCTCTGTGAATAGCAGTAATAGGACACTGTATCAATCAATCAGACACTGGACATGTTTGCAGCCTGTATACCTTTGCACCACATTACTATAGTTTGGATATTGGACTCTGTAGTATGTCATGCCTTGATTGGTTGTTTTCTTCTAGGCTGGTTGATGAGTTGTAGAGAGTTACTGGAAAGGAGGAACCCTTGTAATCATTGACTGAATGGACTATAACTTTAAGACATGCCATGGTTGTACTAATTTGactttttagtcatttagcagacgctcttatccaaagtgacttataGTTAGTGCATTcgtcttaagatagctaggtgagacaaccacatcacaGTCGTAGTAAGAACATAATCAGCAGTGAAATCCAGTGGAATAAATGCAAATGCAACTATAACTCACTTGTCTTACATGGCTTAGGTTTTTGCTCATGCTCCACATTCTATAAACAATAGACAATCACACTGAAATAGTCGATCATTAATATGAAATAGTCACATAGAAGACATAGCTTCTGTTTGGGGTCCCTCAATATTTCACTACTTTAaacttttgttttttttattttttattttttttattttacctttattttactaggcaagtcagttaagaacacattcttattttcaatgacggcctaggaacagtgggttaactgcctgttcaggggcagaacgacagatttgtaccttgtcagctcggggatttgaacttgcaacctttcggttactagtccaatgctctaaccgctaggctaccctgccgccccgttttACAGTTCCTATCTGTACCATATCCTAACCACAATGGTAACCTAAATATGTCAAATGTTAGAGGCTATCAATAATGTTTTAACATGTATTCTATTAAATATAACTCACCAGGGGCCCCACAGTCGGCACAATGGTCGTTGCTGGGCTGTTTCACCATATCAAGCAGAATCTTCTTATTTCTCTCCGGACTTGCCATAAGTAAATCGGCTATTCTTCTGCCTCAATCAAGTCCCAACAAACGAATTTCTTATTTTACTTAGGTCCATGCCTTTTCATTCACTCAAATGTATTACTTCTAACAGGTGTCaggacattttttgttgttgtttcactTGACCGCGGTCACTGGCCGACGTTTCCTTTTCTCACTGGCATAGCAACATGACGTTTATTGTTCTTCACACAAACACGCACTATCAAATAACAATGAGTAGGGGAAGCGAAAAAGGCGTTACCATATATTACGCATAATTTATAAACGGACAAGTAGGCCTGACAGAATAGTCATATCCAAGAAAAACAACTGTACTTGATTTTATAGTATATATTACAACAACATATATCGAGATAATATATAATGCCTTGAAAATGTCACCAAAGTTAATTCATATTCATAttgaaatgtaaataaataaaatatcttaATATATAAAAACGAAGGCACTTGAGATGAAAGTCAGTGAGATTTCAAATGCAGCATAAATAACCTGGAGAGCGGGGGAACATGAAGTGCCTCGGAACGAAGTATGCGTGATCCTTGTTTCCGCATCGGCGTGAGATCGGCGAACAATGAAAGGGCAAAAGTTTGAATGAATTATCTGTAAAATCACGATTACAATGTGGGTTGCAAGGCGATTTATGTCTTTGATCGCCCGGAGAGGTATGCACAAATGTTTTATTCAAGCTGTCAAGTTTCTCGTAACTTCTTAATTATTTTTTTCAGGTGCTATTTGTTAgcgggtgggtataatttgtggaacgttccaacaggaatctgttccaaaaactgCGGaaacaaggttgccaacaaacacGGCATACAAAGTTGATACCGGGTAGGAAGTGGGCTATTTAATTAATTCATGTTTCACTCACCACATTTATTCCGAAAATGTATGTCCTCACTCTGGTAGCCTATGGAAAAACTTAAAGAATAAACTACGTGGTGAGTTGATGTCTATTcggcagctagttagctaggtcATGCTACattgtatgcgttgtttgttgaCAACCTTGTACTTTACGAAGTTTTTGCAACAGATTtctgttggaacgttccacaaattataccgcCCCCTATTATGTGTTTCCATCTATTCTTGCAGGGCAGTATGGCTTATTCTACCAACCCCAGGGCTCACTCCCCAAACTAGAATTCCGGTATCTCAACTGCACGTGCTGCTGGAGGAGTCGGATCCCAGTCGCAGGCTTTGAAACCCTTAATGACACCCTCTCTTCATCTACTACTCCTTGCGACGACAAGTCGCTGGACGCATACTACACGTCAGAGCAGCGAGGTGTCATTCTGCAGCTCCTCAACAATGCGGCAGAGTCGGAGCTTGCTGCTGTCAAGCTCCTTCGTGGCCGCAAGTCTGTCAACATTGTGGAATACAGGACTAGAAATGGACCTTTTAAAAATCTCGAAAGCGTCACAAATGTGCCGCTTCTGAAACACAAAAGTGCAGTCATTGTCTTCAACTCCATCCTCAACCCTCCGGAGAAGAAGGAGAAAAGAAAAGTAAAGATCCAGCTAGCCaagttcatcagaccagaggtggAAAGGACCTGGCTAGAGGTAAGATTATTTAGCTAGACGGATGGCCTTGAGGTCTGGATGTTGATGGCACAGTTTGGCAGCCCACAGGGTCAGTCCCCGCTGTCATTTCACCATAGAAATACATCAGTGTTATTACATGTGTATTAATCCATCTTTCTTCCAGGAAGCAAATTCCATAGTGTCCATTGT includes:
- the LOC110493571 gene encoding arf-GAP with dual PH domain-containing protein 2 isoform X2; the encoded protein is MASPERNKKILLDMVKQPSNDHCADCGAPEPDWASYKLGVFVCVNCSGTHRDLPAISQIKSIRLDFWDDFLVEFMKTRGNAAANAFYEKCVPPFYYRPQEKDCVVLKDQWIRAKYERREFTGENNSLQQVYSSGLYEGILWKKGKDNKQFLKRRFLLSETDFTLRYFTKEDSKKPKAVISMKDLNAVFQPEKIGHAHGLQISYLEGERTRNLFVYHDNSQEIVSCFNAIRATRFAYLKKVDPNARECDLVPLITRSSIKEGYMEKTGPAQWETFKKRWFVLNLTDRKMSYFKTSLDALELGAVFIGTEVHGYSVREVQPKGNRSGRWRFGVTLETPDRQFVFLCDQEQDQREWIEAFKLLRQT
- the LOC110493571 gene encoding arf-GAP with dual PH domain-containing protein 2 isoform X1, which codes for MASPERNKKILLDMVKQPSNDHCADCGAPEPDWASYKLGVFVCVNCSGTHRDLPAISQIKSIRLDFWDDFLVEFMKTRGNAAANAFYEKCVPPFYYRPQEKDCVVLKDQWIRAKYERREFTGENNSLQQVYSSGLYEGILWKKGKDNKQFLKRRFLLSETDFTLRYFTKEDSKKPKAVISMKDLNAVFQPEKIGHAHGLQISYLEGERTRNLFVYHDNSQEIVSCFNAIRATRFAYLKKVDPNARECDLVPLITRSSIKEGYMEKTGPAQWETFKKRWFVLNLTDRKMSYFKTSLDALELGAVFIGTEVHGYSVREVQPKGNRSGRWRFGVTLETPDRQFVFLCDQEQDQREWIEAFKLVISQPMLPQHYNTEANMRRMTK